The window TCTCCTGttacagcctttgttttaaagtctgttttttcCAGCGTGAGGATGGCTACCAGCTTTTTTGTTTTGACTTTTCTATCTGTTCTCATCCCTGTACTTTTAGTCTGAgcgtgtcttttgatctgaagtgagtctctgaCAGACAGACTATGTAAGGAGACTGTTTTATTATCCGTTCAGCCACAGCCTGTCTTCTGATGGGAGCACTTACTCCATTTGCATTTAATTAAAAACCACTGGATCCTCGGACCCGGGTGGGCCCTGCACAGTGGGGAGctgcctggccccgccctcccctcacCGAAGTCCCCGGCTTGGCACTTCTCCCTGATTAAGCAGGACCAGTATGGATTTGAGGAAAGCATTAGCCATCGCCAAGGAGACTCACCGCTGGGGATCTGGGATATTGGAGACCAAGGGGCGGCCGCCCTGGTCAGGATGAGGCAGAGGGCCCGGTGTCGACTGGGACTCGGGGGGAGGCTGACAGCCCTGACCTGGACCCTCCAGGCCTAATCCTGCTAACCATACGCCTCCTCTGAGACCCAGTGTGGACGGGAAAGTGGCCCCGGAGGGCAGGGACTCACCCTTGCACCGGCCTTCAGGGGGGACGCTGCTCTGCGATGGGCCGTCTGTGTGTTTTTGGACTTGAAACAGCGCCCCTGCCTTCCACACCTGAGGCCAGTAGCAATCCCCCCTGAGACAACTAAAATGTCTCCAGACCTTGCCCAgggtccctgggggggggggcaggaaccCCCAGAGCGAGAGCCGATCAGCTGTGAGGAGGAGCTGAGCTGACCAAGCCACGGCAcagcttctcttctttctctccaacTGGGTTTGTGGGAACAGGTCTCGAGCACGGGGACTCAGTGGGTCTACAGCACAGGCAGCAaatggcagtgggggtggggggtacagTGCAAGCCTGGAGGACTCGGAAGTGCGCTGGGTCCCAAGGCCAGTCGCCTtccctgggcgggggcggggcagggggctgCCGGGCTGTGGCTGAGGGTTATCGGGACCAGCGGCGAGATGAGGAATTGGCACGGAGCCGGAGAGCGTGCTGGTGGCCTcgggagcccaggcccaggtccgCACGTGCTGGGAGAAGCCTGAGGGAGGCCCCCCCTTGCCGCCGCCTCCGAGAAGGACACCAGCTTCTCTTCGCAGCTGCCCCATCCGCTGGGGACACCGGCCCCAGCACCTCCCGggcccccagggcctgggacGGAGGGTGGGCGCCACACCCAGTGCTTTGCTCCAGATGCCAGTTAGTGGCCCTTCTGTCACTGTTTCAGGGATGACAAGTGTCTTCTAATGCTTCCATGTGAAAAGTCTGGTGGGCCCTTGTCGCCCTCACGTAAAAGCCACACGAGGGCTTTTTGCCACAAGACACACCAAGGACTTCTTGTGACAAGCGTGGGACTCGGCTTCACCCCGGAGCCCGGTCCTCACTGCTGCCCCAAGTCTAGGTCTGGGGCCCATCCTGTGCTGAAGGCCATGGCGGACCTCCGGCCCCATCTTTGGGGGGGTGCACACCTGGGTCACCCGGCAGCCTCCTTCGCAGAACGTCCTGGAGACATCAAACTGCAAGATTCATTCCAGGCCACAGCGTGGGCACTGCCCGGGGAGGCCAGGACGCTGCCCACTCGCATCCCCGTGAGGCCGTGGGCTCCGAGGAACCGGTGTTTGAGTCGGGGTCTCCATCACCCCCTGCAGGTCCTCAGGGGCGGCCGGGCGAGAGGCCGTGGCAGCAGTGCAGGGAGCTGCCCAGACCACACTCGGAGGAAATCCCTGTTCTGAAGGCTGCCGAGCGGAGAGCCTCTCCATGCCGCCGCCCCCCTCACGGACTGGCGGCCACACGCCCGTGTCCGCGGGCCGCGCGTCCTCGGTCCCTCCAGGGCACGGCCTCCTGCCCGGGGCCCGGCACGTGGGCGCCTGCAGCAGCCTTCGCGTGGACTCGGCTGTGCTTTTGCAGGAGGGAAGCCGAGCTTTTCACCCAAACACCGGAGGCTGCTTCTCCCCCGGAGGGTCCCAGAGGAAGGCGAACCCCGGGGTCTCCGTGTTGACCGTTCCCTGCAGGCGGGATGCGCACACGTGCACAGGCAACCACGGGCCCGCAAACGCCCTCCGCGCCTCACCCTGCAGGCCCCCGGGGGAGAGCGGGCGCCGTCCCTCCTCCGTCCGCACGGGCCTGTCCTCCTGTCGCTCAGACCCCTCGCCCCACAGCGTGCGTCGGGACCGGAGAAGGGCTGGAGGCGGGAAGGGGCGTCTCGGGGTCCCTTTCTGCTGTGTTTGGCAGCGAAGCTGGGGCGCCCGCTCCCCTGGGGTTAAGTGCGGTCTTTCCAGGGGAAGGGACCCCAGGCCAGAGAGGCTTCGTGTCCATGAAGCTCCTTGCTAAGGGCGCAGGCTGAGCTGCCCTTGGCCCCGGCCTGCCAGAGGCAGTTCCCCAGCAGCCTTCTGCGGTCCCTCCGGGTGGCGTCTCTCGGGAGCCCGGTCCGTCCTGGGTGGTGAGTTCTTGTCAAACGTGAAGGActtggagggaagagaagggagagggatgtgaACACTCGCCTGCAGCGGCCGCCCCGCGCTGTCTGAGGGGTGTGTCATCCCCACTGGCTTGCGGGCCGGAGCGCCCCTCCTGCAGCCGCAGTGGGCCACGGGCCCAggctccccaggctccccaggtAGAGGGAGGGGCTCAGGCAGCACAGTGGTCTGCCTACGGTGTCGAGTGAGGGCTGGTCTGACTGCAAAGCCACGCGCAGCCCGCGGCAGCTGCTGGGAATTGGAGACTGTGGGTGAAGACTGTTCCCGACTTGGGGTGGGAGTCACACCGACCTTTGCTCCCGGGACTGTGGGGTGCTCGGTTCCCCGGGAAACACCAGATACTGTTCTATTAGGAAGAACTCCGTGTCTGAACCCAATTAAGCCCCCGCCccgtaggggtggggtgggagggtagggCAGTGAGGGAGGAGAATGGAGGCTGGTGGAGGTGCGGGGCCCTCATCCTGCTCGCTCTCCctgtcctgtgtgtgtgcgtgtaatGTTCCAGCGTCAGCCAGTGGCCCCGCGGGCAGGACTTGGCGGCAGGGCCGGGGGAAAGTGCCTGCACTGGGGTTCAGTGTCTGAACACAGAGGCCCTGTGCCTGCCCCAGTCACCAAGTAACGCTCGTGCCGAGTGGCGAACGTGGAGGGAGCGGCTGCCAGGCCGCCCAGGCCCACGGAACCTGCCCGCTTCCTCCCCGAGCCTCTGGCAAACTCACCTGTGAACCCCCGCTCTGGCCTCGCAGCCTGGGCACCTGTTGGAACAaaccaggaatgctcagggcaggccctggaggggggcggggggcggtctAAAGACCCCCCATGGCTCAAGTGCTTGGGCCGAGAACAGACTCCCCGGGGGCACCCCGCTCTCAGGGCGGACGCTCTGCTCTGTAGGAGGGCAGCGTGGGAAGCACACTGAGATGCTTTGTGCCCGGACTCAGGGCGCCCTCTGCGGCCTGGCCCATGGGCAGCTCGGCTCCCGCAGAAACGAACTCCACCCTGACCTCTAGATTCGGGGCCCGTCCtctccccgcaccccacccctGGGAGACGGCGTCAGGAACCTGGGGCCCAGACGCGGGCTTCAAATCCACGCGCGGGAGCTTTGGCAGAGCTGTGCTCGCTCAGGATGCTAACGCCACTAAAACTGCACTTGAGACGAAACCACCTCCTTGCAGAGTTTATAAACATCTTGAGAAAGGCAAAAGCACCGATTCCCACCAAATAAACAAACGCCAGCAGCTACACGTGCGCCCCGCCTGGTACCTGTGTAGTAGCCCCGGCGGCCAGGACACCGGCTCTTGCACCACCAGCCTGCAGCCACCCCGACGACCACCATCAGCAGCAGCGCGATGGCGGCCACCAGGGTCCGGGACCTCCCCGCCTCGGCGTCGCCTGGGATGTCTGTGTTGCCGACTGTGGTTCCCGGGGTTGGTTCTGCAAGAAAGAGGGAAACAGCCCAGACTTTCAGAGAAAGAAGGCACGCGGGGAGCCCTCCTTCTGAAGCGCGTCCCTGGCATCACGCGGTGCCTTTCAGACACGAAGCTGGTGGCCGAAGGGCTTTCCCTCGCAGGGGCcactcctccccacctgccccggaTGTGCAACCCCAGCCCCAGGTGGTGGCAGGATGCACAGGTTCTTCCTGGCTTTTCACATTTAACGTAATTTACTCTTTGCCTGGCTTTATTGctgacttaaaaaacaaaatccaagtggctctttcctccctcacTGCTTGAAGATCAACCTTCACCATGAACGGCCCGGTAACTATCCGAACCAGGAAGTTCACGGCCAACAGGCTACTTCAGTGGAAGCAAATGGCCACTGATGTCCTTCACGCTGGGAAGGCAACAGTCCCCAAGACCGAAACCCGGGGAAAACTAGCCACCGTGTGTACGACCACACCTGACGCCATCTTTGTGTTTGGATTCGGAACCCCCTTTGGTGGTGGCAAGGCCACTGGCTTTGGCGTGCTCTGATTCCTGGGATTATGCAAAGAAAAACGAACCCAAAcacgggggtgaggggagagggtaGTCTTCTCAGGGGCCACACACCCAAAAGCAAAAAGCTGGGTGGGGGCAGTGCAGGTGGGTGGGCCTCAATCCTGACGCTGCTGCTGCCTCGCCCTGGTGCTTCTGATCTGTAACACGGCCTTTCAGAGCCTCAgtccctcctctgtgaaatgggtcaCCAAACTGGCCCCATGAGTGAAGATGAAGTCAAGCCGTGTGCACTGAGCACCCAGCCCCGTGCCCATCGCCACCTgactcttcccccctctcccttccaaccCCTTTCTGATGCCGCTGCCGGGTCACCTCAGAGGGGCTTTGTCTTCTGCCTGAGAGGATCTCCCAGCACCCCGGGCCCAGAACCGTGATTGAGGCGAGCATGCAGATCCTGGGGGGCCTTACCGCTCCCTTTCTGGCTGCTGACAGTCAGGTTCTGGTGTAGCAGCACATTCTCAATGCAGCAGCCGACGTTCACGTGGGGGGTGCGCCGGATCCTCAGGACGCTGACCACGTCGTACAAGCCCTGCGCGTTCAGGGAGACGGTGCTGTTCTGCAGGGCCTCGTCCAGCAGGCTGTTGTCCGTCTTGTTGATCCAGTACACGTTTGGCCGGGGGTAGCCATCCTTGGACGTGCACGTGAAGGTGAGCTCCTCGTCCTGGGGGGCGGCCGTGGGGGCGCTGACCACGGGCATGCTGTAGTTTGCTGCAGGGGGAGAAACG is drawn from Myotis daubentonii chromosome 3, mMyoDau2.1, whole genome shotgun sequence and contains these coding sequences:
- the ICOSLG gene encoding ICOS ligand isoform X2; translated protein: MRLRSAGLLLLLLSGLQADSQGKEVRAMVGSDVELSCIYTEEKSFDLNELYVYWQIPRTGSKPEPVTYYLGWNSSTGHDNNRYKDRAQMSLDSMKQGNFSLRLYNITPQDEQKYDCLVFRKMTERILNVTVTLHVAANYSMPVVSAPTAAPQDEELTFTCTSKDGYPRPNVYWINKTDNSLLDEALQNSTVSLNAQGLYDVVSVLRIRRTPHVNVGCCIENVLLHQNLTVSSQKGSEPTPGTTVGNTDIPGDAEAGRSRTLVAAIALLLMVVVGVAAGWWCKSRCPGRRGYYTGAQAARPERGFTDVARIHNGIRLGLKEE
- the ICOSLG gene encoding ICOS ligand isoform X7, producing MVGSDVELSCIYTEEKSFDLNELYVYWQIPRTGSKPEPVTYYLGWNSSTGHDNNRYKDRAQMSLDSMKQGNFSLRLYNITPQDEQKYDCLVFRKMTERILNVTVTLHVAANYSMPVVSAPTAAPQDEELTFTCTSKDGYPRPNVYWINKTDNSLLDEALQNSTVSLNAQGLYDVVSVLRIRRTPHVNVGCCIENVLLHQNLTVSSQKGSEPTPGTTVGNTDIPGDAEAGRSRTLVAAIALLLMVVVGVAAGWWCKSRCPGRRGYYTGAQAARPERGFTAAAGCAWLCSQTSPHSTP
- the ICOSLG gene encoding ICOS ligand isoform X3 encodes the protein MRLRSAGLLLLLLSGLQADSQGKEVRAMVGSDVELSCIYTEEKSFDLNELYVYWQIPRTGSKPEPVTYYLGWNSSTGHDNNRYKDRAQMSLDSMKQGNFSLRLYNITPQDEQKYDCLVFRKMTERILNVTVTLHVAANYSMPVVSAPTAAPQDEELTFTCTSKDGYPRPNVYWINKTDNSLLDEALQNSTVSLNAQGLYDVVSVLRIRRTPHVNVGCCIENVLLHQNLTVSSQKGSEPTPGTTVGNTDIPGDAEAGRSRTLVAAIALLLMVVVGVAAGWWCKSRCPGRRGYYTAAAAGCAWLCSQTSPHSTP
- the ICOSLG gene encoding ICOS ligand isoform X5 produces the protein MRLRSAGLLLLLLSGLQADSQGKEVRAMVGSDVELSCIYTEEKSFDLNELYVYWQIPRTGSKPEPVTYYLGWNSSTGHDNNRYKDRAQMSLDSMKQGNFSLRLYNITPQDEQKYDCLVFRKMTERILNVTVTLHVAANYSMPVVSAPTAAPQDEELTFTCTSKDGYPRPNVYWINKTDNSLLDEALQNSTVSLNAQGLYDVVSVLRIRRTPHVNVGCCIENVLLHQNLTVSSQKGSEPTPGTTVGNTDIPGDAEAGRSRTLVAAIALLLMVVVGVAAGWWCKSRCPGRRGYYTGAQAARPERGFTVLHV
- the ICOSLG gene encoding ICOS ligand isoform X4, coding for MRLRSAGLLLLLLSGLQADSQGKEVRAMVGSDVELSCIYTEEKSFDLNELYVYWQIPRTGSKPEPVTYYLGWNSSTGHDNNRYKDRAQMSLDSMKQGNFSLRLYNITPQDEQKYDCLVFRKMTERILNVTVTLHVAANYSMPVVSAPTAAPQDEELTFTCTSKDGYPRPNVYWINKTDNSLLDEALQNSTVSLNAQGLYDVVSVLRIRRTPHVNVGCCIENVLLHQNLTVSSQKGSEPTPGTTVGNTDIPGDAEAGRSRTLVAAIALLLMVVVGVAAGWWCKSRCPGRRGYYTAAAGCAWLCSQTSPHSTP
- the ICOSLG gene encoding ICOS ligand isoform X6 produces the protein MRLRSAGLLLLLLSGLQADSQGKEVRAMVGSDVELSCIYTEEKSFDLNELYVYWQIPRTGSKPEPVTYYLGWNSSTGHDNNRYKDRAQMSLDSMKQGNFSLRLYNITPQDEQKYDCLVFRKMTERILNVTVTLHVAANYSMPVVSAPTAAPQDEELTFTCTSKDGYPRPNVYWINKTDNSLLDEALQNSTVSLNAQGLYDVVSVLRIRRTPHVNVGCCIENVLLHQNLTVSSQKGSEPTPGTTVGNTDIPGDAEAGRSRTLVAAIALLLMVVVGVAAGWWCKSRCPGRRGYYTVLHV
- the ICOSLG gene encoding ICOS ligand isoform X1; translated protein: MRLRSAGLLLLLLSGLQADSQGKEVRAMVGSDVELSCIYTEEKSFDLNELYVYWQIPRTGSKPEPVTYYLGWNSSTGHDNNRYKDRAQMSLDSMKQGNFSLRLYNITPQDEQKYDCLVFRKMTERILNVTVTLHVAANYSMPVVSAPTAAPQDEELTFTCTSKDGYPRPNVYWINKTDNSLLDEALQNSTVSLNAQGLYDVVSVLRIRRTPHVNVGCCIENVLLHQNLTVSSQKGSEPTPGTTVGNTDIPGDAEAGRSRTLVAAIALLLMVVVGVAAGWWCKSRCPGRRGYYTGAQAARPERGFTAAAGCAWLCSQTSPHSTP